In the Leishmania mexicana MHOM/GT/2001/U1103 complete genome, chromosome 31 genome, one interval contains:
- a CDS encoding proteasome regulatory non-ATP-ase subunit 8,putative, whose translation MSDDSKPTKPDPLGANNDVASDDGSDGKGDVAAPPAFLPTAGRVEVHPLVLLSLVDHYARMNTSAVQKKRVAGLLLGRYVRDSTGMQTLDINNSFAVPFDEDPQDADVWFFDTNYAQEMFAMHKRVLPKVKVVGWYSSGPTIQPNDMLLHLLVADRFCLNPVYCVVNTDPNNKGVPVRAYTTVQGREGTRSLEFRNIPTHLGAEEAEEIGIEHLLRDLTDSTITTLSTQVQERELSLIHLCKVLQQIEEYLKDVGNAVMPISEDVLEVLQELISLQPEIYARRSSIEMIRHTNDEAIATFLAAIARCIGALHGVIMNRRKLARELQEIKDRRARAAETRLENEKMKIEEAAKEKDNNQA comes from the coding sequence ATGAGCGACGATTCGAAGCCGACGAAGCCCGACCCACTTGGGGCCAACAACGACGTCGCGTctgacgacggcagcgatgggAAGGGGGATGTAGCTGCGCCCCCGGCGTTCCTTCCCACCGCGGGCCGCGTGGAAGTGCacccgctggtgctgctgtcccTGGTGGACCACTACGCTCGCATGAACACCTCTGCCGTGCAGAAAAAGCGCgtggcggggctgctgctcgggCGCTACGTGCGCGACTCCACAGGGATGCAGACACTCGACATCAACAACAGCTTCGCCGTTCCCTTTGACGAGGACCCGCAGGACGCTGACGTGTGGTTCTTTGACACCAACTACGCTCAGGAGATGTTTGCGATGCACAAACGCGTGTTACCGAAGGTGAAAGTGGTGGGGTGGTACTCCTCCGGCCCCACCATCCAGCCCAACGACATGCTGCTGCATCTTCTGGTCGCGGATCGATTTTGTCTCAATCCTGTCTACTGTGTAGTGAACACCGACCCAAACAACAAGGGCGTGCCGGTGCGGGCCTACACGACGGTGCAGGGGCGTGAGGGCACGCGCTCACTCGAGTTCCGCAACATCCCGACCCACCTTGGTGCGGAGGAAGCCGAGGAGATCGGCATTGAGCATCTCCTGCGCGATCTGACCGactccaccatcaccacgcTCTCCACGCAGGTGCAGGAGCGGGAGCTGTCCCTGATTCATCTGTGCAAGGTGCTTCAGCAGATAGAGGAATACCTCAAGGATGTCGGAAACGCCGTCATGCCGATCTCCGAGGATGTACTGGAGGTACTGCAGGAGCTGATTAGCCTGCAGCCTGAGATCTACGCCCGCCGCTCGTCGATCGAAATGATTCGGCACACCAACGACGAGGCGATTGCGACCTTCTTAGCGGCCATCGCGCGCTGCATcggtgcgctgcacggcgtCATAATGAACCGCCGCAAGCTAGCGCGAGAGCTGCAGGAGATCAAAGATCGTCGCGCCCGCGCTGCCGAGACACGGTTGGAGAACGAAAAGATGAAGATCGAGGAGGCAGCCAAGGAAAAAGACAACAACCAGGCATAG